A region from the uncultured Tateyamaria sp. genome encodes:
- the fusA gene encoding elongation factor G — protein sequence MAREYPLDRYRNFGIMAHIDAGKTTCSERILYYTGKSHNIGEVHDGAATMDWMEQEQERGITITSAATTTFWERTEDGQTADTPKHRLNIIDTPGHVDFTIEVERSLAVLDGAVCVLDANAGVEPQTETVWRQADRYKVPRMVFVNKMDKIGADFFNCVRMIEDRTGARAVPVGIPIGAETELEGLIDLVTMEEWLWQGEDLGASWIKAPIRADLADMAAEWREKMIEAAVEQDDDAMEAYLEGNEPDVPTLRKLLRKGTLALDFVPVLGGSAFKNKGVQPLLNAVIDYLPSPLDVVDYMGFKPGDENEERNIPRRADDDMAFSGLAFKIMNDPFVGSLTFVRIYSGTLTKGDSMLNSTKGNNERVGRMMMMHSNDRDEITEAFAGDIIALGGLKNTTTGDTLCDKNDPVVLETMNFPDPVIEIAVEPKTKGDQEKMSQGLARLAAEDPSFRVETDMESGQTIMKGMGELHLDILVDRLKREFKVEANIGAPQVAYRETIGHEVEHTYTHKKQSGGSGQFAEVKMIISPTEPGEGYSFESRIVGGAVPKEYIPGVEKGINSVMDSGPLAGFPVIDFKVALIDGKFHDVDSSVLAFEIAARMGMREGMKKAGAKLLEPIMKVEVITPEEYTGGIIGDLTSRRGQVSGQENRGNAIAIDAMVPLANMFGYINTLRSMSSGRAQFTMQFDHYDPVPQNISDEIQAKYA from the coding sequence ATGGCACGCGAATATCCGCTCGACCGCTACCGCAACTTTGGCATCATGGCTCACATCGATGCCGGCAAGACCACCTGTTCGGAACGCATCCTGTACTACACAGGCAAGTCCCACAACATCGGTGAGGTGCACGATGGTGCAGCCACCATGGACTGGATGGAGCAGGAGCAGGAACGCGGGATCACCATTACATCGGCTGCGACCACCACGTTCTGGGAACGCACCGAGGACGGTCAGACGGCGGACACCCCCAAGCACCGCCTGAACATCATCGACACGCCTGGCCACGTCGACTTCACCATCGAAGTCGAACGTTCGCTGGCCGTGCTGGACGGTGCTGTCTGTGTTCTGGACGCAAACGCCGGTGTTGAGCCGCAGACCGAAACCGTGTGGCGTCAGGCGGATCGCTACAAGGTGCCGCGCATGGTGTTCGTCAACAAGATGGACAAGATCGGCGCCGACTTCTTCAACTGCGTTCGCATGATCGAAGACCGCACCGGTGCGCGCGCCGTGCCCGTCGGCATTCCGATCGGTGCAGAGACCGAGCTGGAAGGTCTGATCGACCTTGTGACCATGGAAGAGTGGCTGTGGCAGGGCGAGGATCTGGGCGCGTCCTGGATCAAGGCCCCGATCCGTGCCGATCTGGCCGACATGGCCGCCGAATGGCGCGAGAAGATGATCGAGGCCGCCGTCGAACAAGACGACGACGCGATGGAAGCCTACCTTGAAGGCAACGAGCCCGACGTGCCGACCCTGCGCAAATTGCTGCGCAAGGGCACGCTGGCGCTGGACTTCGTCCCGGTTCTGGGCGGCTCGGCCTTCAAGAACAAGGGTGTGCAGCCGCTGCTGAACGCCGTGATCGACTATCTGCCCAGCCCGCTGGACGTTGTGGATTACATGGGCTTCAAACCCGGCGACGAAAACGAAGAGCGTAACATCCCGCGTCGTGCGGATGATGACATGGCGTTTTCGGGCCTGGCCTTCAAAATCATGAACGACCCCTTCGTGGGCTCGCTGACCTTCGTGCGCATCTATTCGGGCACCCTGACCAAGGGTGACTCGATGCTGAACTCGACCAAAGGCAATAACGAGCGCGTTGGTCGGATGATGATGATGCACTCGAACGACCGGGACGAGATCACCGAAGCGTTCGCAGGCGACATCATCGCGCTGGGTGGTCTGAAGAACACCACAACCGGTGACACGCTGTGCGACAAGAACGACCCGGTGGTTCTGGAAACGATGAACTTCCCTGATCCGGTCATCGAGATCGCGGTCGAGCCCAAAACCAAGGGCGACCAGGAGAAGATGAGCCAGGGCCTGGCCCGTCTGGCCGCCGAGGACCCGTCCTTCCGCGTAGAAACCGACATGGAATCCGGTCAGACCATCATGAAGGGCATGGGCGAACTCCACCTCGACATCCTGGTGGACCGTCTGAAGCGCGAGTTCAAGGTCGAAGCCAACATCGGCGCCCCGCAGGTGGCCTACCGCGAGACCATCGGTCACGAGGTCGAGCACACCTATACCCACAAGAAACAGTCGGGTGGGTCGGGTCAGTTCGCCGAAGTGAAGATGATCATCTCGCCGACAGAGCCGGGCGAAGGCTATTCGTTCGAGAGCCGCATCGTCGGCGGTGCCGTGCCCAAGGAATACATCCCGGGCGTGGAAAAGGGCATCAACTCTGTCATGGACAGCGGTCCGCTGGCGGGCTTCCCCGTCATCGACTTCAAGGTGGCCCTGATCGACGGCAAATTCCACGACGTGGACTCATCGGTGCTGGCCTTTGAAATCGCAGCCCGCATGGGCATGCGCGAAGGCATGAAGAAGGCCGGCGCGAAGCTCTTGGAACCGATCATGAAGGTCGAGGTCATCACGCCTGAAGAATATACCGGTGGCATCATCGGTGACCTGACATCGCGTCGGGGTCAGGTGTCGGGCCAGGAAAACCGCGGCAACGCCATCGCCATCGACGCGATGGTGCCGCTGGCCAACATGTTCGGCTACATCAACACGCTGCGTTCGATGTCGTCGGGCCGCGCCCAGTTCACCATGCAATTTGATCACTACGATCCCGTGCCGCAGAACATCAGCGACGAGATCCAGGCGAAATACGCTTAA
- the rpsL gene encoding 30S ribosomal protein S12 encodes MPTIQQLIRKPRQPKVKRSKSLHLEGNPQKRGVCTRVYTTTPKKPNSAMRKVAKVRLTNGFEVISYIPGESHNLQEHSVVLIRGGRVKDLPGVRYHILRGVLDTQGVKDRKQRRSKYGAKRPK; translated from the coding sequence ATGCCAACGATCCAACAGCTGATCCGCAAGCCGCGGCAGCCAAAAGTTAAACGCTCGAAGTCGCTTCACCTTGAGGGCAACCCTCAGAAGCGCGGCGTGTGCACACGCGTGTACACCACCACACCCAAAAAGCCGAACTCGGCCATGCGGAAGGTTGCCAAGGTGCGCCTGACCAACGGCTTCGAGGTCATCAGCTACATCCCCGGCGAGAGCCACAACCTGCAAGAGCACTCGGTTGTGTTGATCCGCGGCGGTCGTGTCAAAGACCTTCCCGGTGTGCGGTATCACATCCTGCGTGGCGTTCTGGACACCCAGGGCGTCAAAGATCGTAAGCAACGCCGTTCGAAATACGGCGCCAAGCGCCCCAAATAA
- the rpsG gene encoding 30S ribosomal protein S7 yields MSRRHAAEKREVLPDAKYGDKVLTKFMNNLMVDGKKSTAERIVYNAFDRVESKIKRAPVEVFHEALDNIKPSVEVRSRRVGGATYQVPVEVRPERREALAIRWLITASRGRNENTMEERLAGELLDAVQSRGTAVKKREDTHKMADANKAFSHYRW; encoded by the coding sequence ATGTCACGTCGTCACGCCGCCGAAAAACGCGAAGTCCTGCCCGACGCCAAGTATGGCGATAAGGTTCTGACCAAGTTCATGAACAACCTGATGGTCGATGGCAAGAAATCGACCGCCGAGCGCATCGTCTACAACGCGTTCGACCGGGTTGAATCGAAGATCAAGCGCGCCCCCGTGGAAGTGTTCCACGAAGCGCTGGACAACATCAAACCGTCCGTCGAAGTGCGTTCGCGCCGCGTCGGTGGTGCCACCTACCAGGTGCCTGTTGAGGTTCGTCCCGAGCGCCGCGAAGCGCTGGCCATCCGCTGGTTGATCACAGCCAGCCGCGGCCGCAACGAAAACACGATGGAAGAACGCCTCGCCGGTGAGCTGCTCGACGCTGTACAGTCGCGCGGTACTGCCGTGAAGAAGCGCGAAGACACGCACAAGATGGCCGACGCCAACAAAGCGTTCAGCCACTACCGTTGGTAA
- a CDS encoding GTP-binding protein gives MAKEKFERTKPHVNIGTIGHVDHGKTTLTAAITKYFGDFQAYDQ, from the coding sequence ATGGCAAAGGAAAAGTTTGAACGTACGAAGCCGCACGTTAACATTGGCACGATTGGTCACGTTGACCACGGCAAGACGACGCTGACGGCGGCGATCACGAAGTATTTCGGTGATTTCCAGGCATATGACCAGAT